The genome window ATGGTTGTAGTATATAAAGTAggtaaaatattatgtgtatatttttattttttattttttatttttacccctatatatataagatcTTGATATAGATACTTATATTGAGactcacataaaaaaaattaataatttattaataccGGCCACAACATGAAATGAAATTTAGAAAGTAAAATTTAGAACTCTACGTAGTAAACCTCATAAAGACAATTGTTATaacgtggaccatggtccacaatacattgtggatcatggtcatgattgatactgcagttgtgttgaaagcgAACTGTAGTTGCGTGAGCCGTTTTATTCgtttggaactgcagttgtattgaaagaaaactgcaatTGTACGAAACGGAGGTCGTTTCATTCGtctaattttattaatcaaaacgatttcgttttgatgcgcggattgtggaccacggtccacaataaaatttgcgtCAAAGTAGTAAACCTGATGATTTATCATTGAACTACACATATGACATACCGCCGTCGTTTTCACCCTTTCAAGAAAACGTTATTACTTTCTTTCAATTCCCCGGATGGGATCATCTCAAAGCTAGGATTAATGAATACCGTGTGCGACCGCCACCCTAATAGAAGTCTGCAGACGGCCGCCTTTCaatttcatcatcattatccTCTGACCTCATCCTTCATCATTAACATGCAATTCCCTTATCCTCCCATTTCTTAATTACTATATCTgccccaaaaaatatatatgttaggtaattaaataaactttatatatataaagcgtGAGAGAGAAGTAGAGAGAAACATATTGAGCTGAGGGAGAGAGAGCACAGTATAATAGTCCATTATGGGTAGCTTAGAAGAGGAGATTTTGCTACAAATGGTTAACGACTTCATAGAATTAGGATCCTCCCCGACAAGGGATACAAATACAACCACGACAGTTACTCCTGACCACCATGATCATACTAAATGTTATATTTTACAGGTATCTTATCTTAATTTGTCCGTTTGTACGTTAGTTGttaattcatttaattttccttttgttttggaGCTAGCATGATgagattatttaatttactattCTGAGTGTTGATATATTATCTCCTGTAGGAGATAGTGGAGAGCAGGAATGGCGTTGAGAGTAGAGTTGTGGAGAGTGTTTTGAAGCACATGAGAGACAAAATGGAGTGTGATGATGAGAAATCATGCGGCTTGAAGAAATGGCTAGTCAAACGTTTGAGAATGGATGGTTTCAGTGCTTCCTTGTGCCACTCTTCATGGCCTACAACTTTGAGTTGCCCCGGTGGTAAGTAGGAAGAGAGGaggagtgaaaaaaaaattattttaaaaaagaaaaatactatgAGTAACGTGTTCAATGAGTGCATAGCCTGTACGACCAGGCTAAACCTCTTTGATAGAGTCCACTGTGGAGATAAAAAATCAATTCCTGCTGCAAGCATctcaaaccttttttttttttatttttttattatagatttaGCTccacaaaaaataaagaaaaatgatcTAAGGATCATATGAATTGGTGTTAGATTCAggtatatatgtactatatatatatagtgggtggcttcaaattaaattaacaaattaaaagttgttgATAAACATGGCCGCAGGCGCTTATGAGTATATTGAAGTTGTGGTTGAGGCAAAGCAGAGGGTGATAATAGACATAGATTTCAAGTCCCAATTTGAAGTAGCGAGGCCTACAGCTTCATACAAGAGGCTACTAAACATACTTCCCCAGATttttgttggagaagaagacAAACTACGTCGGACACTCTCAATTCTTTGCTCAGAAGCAAAGTGCTCTCTCACACAAAATGGTCTGCACATTCCACCATGGAGGACTGCCACTTACATGCACTCCAAATGGCTCTCTTCTACGGATAGGGATACTCCGCAAGTAATGCTGAAGCTCACCCATGTTGCCTCTGCCTTGTCGTCTGCACAATTAATTTCACCCATCACCACACAAAGCTGCTGCTAATAActgcttttctttttcctttttaagagCGCCACTGCATACGCCAACATACATATGAGTTTCAACTTCTGAGCTCAtgctaataatatttttttttttttatgaaaaatttttgTCACTCTAGTTGTGAAGCAATTTTGATCTTTCTTTTCTAAACTATGAATTGGTGGATTtcattacaaattattaaagttaatataataattaaataaacaataatataatagtcATATATGATGTAGTGaatattaatgaataatttttatattatgagTGTAAATCCagtttatattcttgattttgtttctatttttagtattaatagatttgtttattgaattaaaaatattgtacgacaaaattatttttatttcattataactCCGTTAACCTCcgattaaaattaattaaagaattattctgaaaattaaaactaattaaacgAAATATtatgacaatataattaatcatacaatatTCATTAGTCATTATATTAATTGTATCTCAAAGTTATTGACTCACATAtttcaattactttttttttcattataaacaaaaataatatgataataattaatttatgataCTTGTCAAATTGTatctacttctttttttttttagaactataaatttttaatatggaTAACTTTGAtgagtaaaaaataatattttaaaattattttttattaataaatgtttctattttatcaataattttaacaaattt of Ipomoea triloba cultivar NCNSP0323 chromosome 3, ASM357664v1 contains these proteins:
- the LOC116012077 gene encoding uncharacterized protein LOC116012077; the encoded protein is MGSLEEEILLQMVNDFIELGSSPTRDTNTTTTVTPDHHDHTKCYILQEIVESRNGVESRVVESVLKHMRDKMECDDEKSCGLKKWLVKRLRMDGFSASLCHSSWPTTLSCPGGAYEYIEVVVEAKQRVIIDIDFKSQFEVARPTASYKRLLNILPQIFVGEEDKLRRTLSILCSEAKCSLTQNGLHIPPWRTATYMHSKWLSSTDRDTPQVMLKLTHVASALSSAQLISPITTQSCC